In Pseudonocardia sp. EC080619-01, the following proteins share a genomic window:
- a CDS encoding MAB_1171c family putative transporter — protein sequence MTSSAAAAEIAHGPLGTSAGEVVAWLGAGVILVMLGRVIHDRAFRYLAACLVAFALNRVLSSMDDKPDVLVLVTNLLTVVSALCKVCFFRIVLGEAVRQRMPRLRFEYVAAAMVALIAICAWWMAPAEARGGALAGPSYAHDNAAFTFVIVLIGYYTVVAARVVNWTRQLIVAWVRRRPKVVHTHGGGPDLSQGTGQVVAGLAFQVGVVVIGIGEITRLVSNVSKLANEILARLEPDFLPLAEKFSPAITAGVRVGHSMFYIGAILPLVVGSAAAALMSVHHYRNCRRLKPLWSAITDEFTDLAYRGARGIGGKFYRRDVEIRDGLVLLENYYDPEVARRAATLESSDEITVAVAQIRAALRAHRAESPVAVPSPIPVSDAATRVEDMSWLLRVADEFVTAERAEGNFAAAQSR from the coding sequence GTGACCTCCAGCGCAGCGGCCGCGGAAATCGCGCACGGCCCGCTCGGGACATCCGCCGGTGAAGTCGTTGCCTGGCTCGGCGCGGGCGTGATACTTGTGATGCTCGGCCGAGTTATCCACGACCGAGCTTTCCGGTACCTCGCAGCGTGTCTGGTAGCGTTTGCCCTGAACCGGGTGCTGAGCAGCATGGATGACAAGCCTGATGTGCTGGTGCTTGTCACTAATCTGCTCACTGTAGTCTCGGCCCTCTGTAAGGTCTGCTTCTTCCGGATCGTGCTCGGCGAGGCCGTCCGTCAGCGAATGCCGCGGCTGCGATTCGAGTACGTCGCGGCCGCCATGGTCGCTCTGATCGCTATCTGCGCCTGGTGGATGGCCCCGGCCGAGGCTCGAGGTGGTGCTCTGGCCGGTCCAAGCTATGCGCACGACAACGCAGCCTTCACCTTCGTGATAGTCCTCATCGGCTACTACACGGTCGTAGCGGCCCGGGTGGTCAACTGGACCCGCCAGCTGATCGTGGCCTGGGTCCGCCGGCGCCCCAAGGTCGTCCACACCCACGGCGGCGGACCAGACCTGAGCCAAGGGACTGGTCAGGTCGTGGCGGGACTGGCGTTTCAGGTCGGCGTAGTCGTCATCGGAATCGGCGAAATTACCCGTTTGGTGTCGAACGTCTCGAAACTCGCCAACGAGATCCTGGCCCGTCTTGAGCCCGACTTCCTTCCGCTGGCTGAAAAGTTCAGCCCAGCTATTACCGCCGGAGTCCGAGTCGGGCACTCCATGTTCTACATCGGAGCGATCCTTCCTCTGGTAGTCGGGAGTGCGGCCGCAGCGCTGATGTCGGTGCACCACTACCGGAACTGTCGCCGCCTGAAGCCTCTGTGGAGTGCAATCACCGACGAGTTCACGGACCTCGCCTACCGGGGAGCTCGCGGGATCGGTGGAAAATTCTACCGACGAGACGTCGAGATCCGAGACGGGCTGGTGCTGCTTGAGAACTACTATGACCCCGAGGTGGCGCGGCGGGCAGCGACGCTAGAGTCAAGTGACGAGATCACTGTTGCGGTCGCGCAAATCCGTGCAGCCCTTCGTGCCCATAGGGCCGAATCGCCGGTTGCTGTTCCTAGCCCGATCCCGGTGAGCGATGCGGCAACACGAGTCGAGGACATGTCGTGGCTCCTGCGGGTGGCCGACGAATTCGTGACAGCCGAAAGAGCAGAGGGGAACTTCGCCGCAGCACAGTCACGTTGA
- a CDS encoding ImmA/IrrE family metallo-endopeptidase yields the protein MTPPLEVRELVGPISTLRGRHIELVDYPLTEELAVSFSLDDFDVVAMREHTSVWHADHSLAHELGHILCGHLEGDDAGYGSYDAAESEDIARIVARFGEGRRPRGGVRRRLCYDTPQEQAVEFIATTFLEWSIIPGKAPLHLAREMGPASALYRTLSYQRGWM from the coding sequence GTGACCCCACCACTCGAAGTGAGAGAGCTGGTCGGGCCTATCAGCACTCTCCGGGGGCGCCATATCGAGCTCGTCGACTACCCGCTGACCGAGGAGCTGGCTGTCAGCTTCTCCCTGGACGACTTCGATGTCGTCGCGATGCGGGAGCACACCTCGGTCTGGCACGCTGACCACTCGCTGGCTCACGAACTCGGGCACATTCTCTGCGGACATCTCGAAGGTGACGACGCAGGCTACGGAAGCTACGACGCTGCGGAGAGCGAAGACATTGCGCGAATCGTCGCGCGCTTCGGCGAGGGTCGCCGTCCTCGCGGCGGCGTTCGGCGGCGCCTCTGCTACGACACCCCACAAGAACAAGCAGTCGAATTCATCGCGACAACGTTCCTGGAATGGTCCATCATCCCCGGTAAGGCGCCCTTACATCTGGCTCGCGAGATGGGGCCAGCCTCGGCACTGTATCGAACGCTTTCGTACCAGCGTGGATGGATGTGA
- a CDS encoding recombinase family protein, translated as MSAPEGEPSLVPEPAAASGTLIGYGRVSTAGQVLDRQLTALDAAGCTRIFTDVGSGRDQQRPRLIAMLDYARPGDLVVVTELARLGRSLSDLIDIAGRLRTRGVGLRSLKEAIDTSTPGGRLVFHIFASLAEFVRELIVEGTVEGLQAARSRGARLGRPPALTPDQVHHARAMLTRPEHSVAAIARLLGVSRTTVYKAVPELAAGGGGRPALTAAVTRDALARHDSQQLPGQGAFDHLAPSPRQEPAT; from the coding sequence GTGAGTGCGCCCGAGGGCGAGCCCAGTCTGGTCCCGGAGCCGGCTGCGGCCTCGGGAACGCTGATCGGCTACGGCCGGGTCTCCACCGCCGGGCAGGTCCTCGACCGCCAGCTCACCGCGCTCGACGCTGCGGGCTGCACGAGGATCTTCACCGACGTCGGATCGGGTAGGGACCAGCAGCGCCCGCGGCTGATCGCGATGCTCGACTACGCCCGGCCCGGGGACCTGGTCGTGGTCACCGAACTGGCCCGCCTGGGCCGGTCCCTGTCGGACCTGATCGACATCGCCGGACGACTACGCACCCGTGGTGTCGGGTTGCGCTCACTCAAGGAGGCCATCGACACCTCCACCCCGGGTGGGCGGCTGGTGTTCCACATCTTCGCCTCGCTGGCCGAGTTCGTCCGTGAACTGATCGTCGAGGGCACCGTCGAGGGCCTGCAGGCGGCCCGCTCCCGCGGCGCCCGCCTCGGTCGCCCACCCGCCCTGACCCCGGACCAGGTCCACCACGCGCGGGCGATGCTGACCCGCCCCGAGCACTCCGTCGCCGCGATCGCGCGGCTGCTCGGCGTCTCACGCACCACCGTCTACAAGGCCGTCCCCGAGCTCGCCGCCGGCGGTGGCGGACGCCCCGCCCTGACCGCAGCAGTGACCCGCGACGCGCTCGCCCGCCACGACTCCCAGCAACTCCCCGGACAGGGCGCGTTCGACCACCTCGCACCCAGCCCCAGACAGGAGCCCGCCACGTGA
- a CDS encoding amidohydrolase family protein: MVGTVPSETPCELLLVTAGRVVTAPGRPIIENGAVLIAGDGTIGDVGPDPAVSARHPHVRKVSFPDSTMLPGLINAHVHLAFEATADPVAALRRGDHPVIRETITSHARELLDAGITTVRDLGDRDGLVGQVRDEIAAGTRAGPRVLSAFAPLTSPQGHCWFLGGEVSGEQQMRSAVSRLADSGADVIKVMAGGGRLTPKAAPVWQSQFTLAEVRAAVDAAHAAGLPVAAHAHGTDTMALCAEVGVDTIEHGGWLTGPTADPRCYDPRSDIADLIAARDIAVCPTRSRDWKAWPPEAGLDGLLERLSWMRSRGIRLIAGTDAGVGSGKYDDLVEALTLYEAAGWSTSEALATATTTAAAALGLGHEIGELTAGYSADVLVVDGSPLDDLEALRDVRCVISGGRLHSLPPAATA, encoded by the coding sequence GTGGTGGGAACCGTACCGTCTGAGACGCCCTGTGAACTGCTGCTGGTGACAGCCGGACGGGTGGTCACCGCACCTGGCCGGCCGATTATCGAGAACGGCGCAGTCCTGATCGCCGGCGACGGAACGATTGGTGACGTCGGCCCTGATCCAGCGGTATCGGCCCGCCACCCCCATGTGCGGAAGGTGTCGTTCCCCGACTCGACGATGCTCCCTGGACTCATCAACGCCCATGTCCACCTCGCCTTCGAGGCAACGGCGGACCCCGTCGCCGCGTTGAGGCGCGGGGACCACCCGGTCATCAGGGAGACGATCACCTCGCACGCTCGGGAGCTGCTCGACGCGGGTATCACGACGGTGCGCGATCTGGGTGACCGCGACGGCCTGGTGGGCCAGGTGCGGGATGAGATCGCGGCTGGCACTCGCGCTGGTCCGCGTGTGCTGAGTGCGTTCGCGCCCCTCACCTCGCCCCAGGGGCACTGCTGGTTTTTGGGCGGAGAAGTCTCGGGCGAACAGCAGATGCGCTCCGCGGTCAGCAGGCTGGCCGACAGTGGCGCCGACGTGATCAAGGTGATGGCCGGCGGTGGACGGCTGACGCCGAAGGCTGCACCCGTCTGGCAGAGCCAGTTCACCCTCGCCGAGGTCCGAGCCGCGGTCGACGCGGCACATGCCGCAGGACTTCCGGTTGCAGCGCACGCCCATGGCACCGACACGATGGCGCTGTGCGCCGAGGTGGGCGTCGACACCATCGAGCACGGAGGGTGGCTGACCGGTCCGACTGCCGACCCCCGCTGCTACGACCCGCGCAGTGACATCGCCGATCTCATCGCCGCCCGGGACATTGCTGTCTGCCCGACACGGTCCCGAGATTGGAAGGCCTGGCCCCCGGAGGCGGGCCTCGACGGTCTGTTGGAGCGACTGTCGTGGATGCGGTCGCGCGGCATCAGGCTGATCGCGGGGACTGATGCGGGCGTCGGCTCCGGCAAGTACGACGATCTCGTCGAGGCCCTGACCCTGTATGAGGCTGCCGGCTGGTCGACGAGCGAAGCCCTGGCGACAGCCACCACGACCGCCGCGGCAGCCCTTGGCCTGGGGCACGAGATCGGGGAGCTCACCGCGGGCTACTCGGCAGACGTGCTCGTCGTCGACGGCTCCCCGCTCGATGACCTCGAGGCACTGCGTGACGTGCGATGCGTGATCTCTGGCGGGCGTCTGCATTCCCTACCCCCTGCTGCGACCGCATAA
- a CDS encoding MinD/ParA family protein, producing MQPPTTPVTEPAPAAAAAPQEFRPPWDDESGVFSNAVRVRKSPPKQGWRAAVYALSGGRWNPGLSDAEERLREQLGKIRTPLPGPHSVVVSSIKGGVGKTTVTALLGLALAEYRGDRVIAMDANPDAGTLGDRLVGEEQASKTTVRDLLDNLDQIRSSTQLSGYTHLAGRLQVLTSEQEPELSEMFSADDYEAVLRTLSRYYEALLTDSGTGVVHSAMQGSLRHADSLVIVGAPTQDGASRASRTLQWLATHEDAHGRFPYRQLAQDAVVVLSCDRSSPYVDESVIREHFRARCRAVVELPADPHLSTGGIVDLDALSPAARDAALNLAATVAEGFQGRRTTGLAAHGFRG from the coding sequence GTGCAGCCACCCACCACGCCGGTCACCGAACCGGCGCCCGCGGCGGCCGCCGCACCGCAGGAGTTCCGGCCGCCGTGGGACGACGAGAGTGGCGTGTTCTCCAACGCGGTACGGGTCCGCAAGTCCCCGCCGAAGCAGGGCTGGCGAGCCGCGGTCTACGCCCTGTCAGGCGGCCGCTGGAACCCCGGCCTGTCGGATGCCGAGGAGCGACTGCGCGAGCAACTGGGCAAGATCCGCACCCCACTGCCCGGCCCACACAGCGTGGTCGTGTCCAGCATCAAGGGCGGCGTCGGTAAGACCACCGTGACCGCGCTGCTCGGCCTCGCCCTGGCCGAGTACCGCGGCGACCGGGTCATCGCCATGGACGCCAACCCGGATGCGGGGACTCTCGGCGACCGCCTGGTCGGCGAGGAGCAGGCCTCGAAGACCACGGTCCGCGACCTGCTCGACAACCTCGACCAGATCCGCTCGTCGACCCAGCTCTCGGGCTACACCCACCTCGCCGGACGCCTGCAGGTCCTCACCAGCGAGCAGGAACCGGAGCTGTCGGAGATGTTCTCCGCCGACGACTACGAAGCAGTCCTGCGCACGCTAAGCAGATATTACGAAGCATTGCTAACTGATTCAGGGACTGGCGTGGTGCATTCGGCGATGCAGGGCAGCCTGCGTCACGCCGACTCCCTGGTCATCGTCGGTGCACCCACCCAGGACGGCGCCTCACGGGCCTCGCGCACCCTGCAGTGGCTCGCCACCCACGAAGACGCCCACGGCCGGTTCCCCTACCGCCAGCTCGCCCAGGACGCGGTCGTGGTGCTCTCGTGTGACCGGTCCTCGCCCTACGTCGACGAGTCGGTCATCCGCGAACACTTCCGGGCCCGCTGCCGCGCAGTGGTCGAGCTGCCCGCCGACCCGCACCTGTCGACCGGCGGCATCGTCGACCTCGATGCCCTGTCCCCTGCCGCCCGCGACGCGGCGCTGAACCTGGCCGCGACCGTCGCCGAGGGCTTCCAGGGCCGCCGCACCACCGGTCTGGCCGCGCACGGGTTCCGCGGCTGA